GAAAATGTCGGTGTTCGGACGCGCGTCGCCGATCGGCGCCAGCGCCGGCAGATTGACCATCACGTGCGTGTGTCCGTACGACTTGTGCACGTCGAGATGTTCGAGTTGCGTCGTGGCGGGCAACAGGAGATCGGCGTAATCGGCAGTGTCGGTCTGGAAATGTTCAAGGACGATCGTGAACAGATCCTCGCGGCCGAAGCCTGCCGCCACCTTCTCCGAGTCCGGCGCGACCGCGACGGGATTCGAGTTGTAGACGACGATCGCTTCGATTTTCGGACCGAAGGTCGCGTCGCCGGGATGCAGCAAGGCGTCGCCGATCGCATTCATATTCACCACGCGGCTCGGTTTGCCCGGCCAGCCCGGCATCAGATCCGGACGTTGCAGCGCAGCCGAATCGACCGGCGCCCAACCGCCCGACGACAGCAGCGCACCACCCGAGCGCTCACGCCACGCGCCCGTCAGCGAGGGTAAGCACGCAATCGCGCGCACAGCATTGCCGCCGCCGCGCACGCGCTGCAGACCGTAGTTCATCCGGATCGCGGCTTTTTTCGTGCTGCCGTAAAGACGCGCAAGATCGGCGATTATGTGTTCTTCGATTCCACAAATGTCGGCGACACGCGATGGCGGGTACGTAAGCGCACGCGCCTTCAGTTCGGCGAAACCCACCGTATGCTCGGCGATGTACGCATGATCGAGCAGGTTCTCCGCGATCAGCACATTCATGATGCCGAGCGCGAGCGCGCCATCGGTGCCCGGCTTCAATGCGATGTGCTGGTGGCATTTTTCCGCGGTCAGCGAACGATACGGATCGATCGCGATCAATCGCGCGCCATGGCGTTTGGCTTCCTGCGCGCGTGTCCAGAAATGCAGATTCGATGCGATCGGATTCGCGCCCCAGATCAGGATGACTTCGCTCTCGGCGAAGTACTCGCTCAGCATCCCGACGTTTGCCCCGTATGTGTACTTCAAGCCGGCCGCGCCGGCCGCAGAGCAGATCGTGCGCTCCAGTTGCGATGCGCCCAGTTTATGAAAGAAGCGTTGTGCGATGCTGTCGCCCTGAATCAAGCCCATCGTGCCGGCATAGCTATAGGGGACGATCGCTTCTGGCGAGCGACTCGCGATTTCGGACAGACTCGTCGCAGCTAGTTCGAACGCTTCGTTCCAACTGATCGACTCGAAACGGCCCTCGCCTTTGCGACCGATGCGCTTCATCGGCGTCGTCAACCGGCTCGGGTGATGGACGCGCTCCGCATATCGGCTGACTTTGGTACACAACGCGCCTTGCGTCGGTGGATGATCCGGGTCGCCGACTACCTTGATCGCGCGGCCGTCTTCGATCGTCACGCGCATCGCGCATGTGTCCGGGCAATCGTGCGGGCACACGGCGCGGGCGTATTCAGTCGGAGCATTCATGGTCGATCCGTCGAAGTAAACAAGCAGCAATGAGCGGCGATGCGGGATTTTATTACTTCCCTTGCTGTTCACCAGCATGGTGCCGCCAAAAATGCCTTCGGCGTAGAATCGTTTATCACCGTGCCCGGGTCGA
The sequence above is a segment of the Paraburkholderia sp. D15 genome. Coding sequences within it:
- a CDS encoding molybdopterin oxidoreductase family protein; this encodes MNAPTEYARAVCPHDCPDTCAMRVTIEDGRAIKVVGDPDHPPTQGALCTKVSRYAERVHHPSRLTTPMKRIGRKGEGRFESISWNEAFELAATSLSEIASRSPEAIVPYSYAGTMGLIQGDSIAQRFFHKLGASQLERTICSAAGAAGLKYTYGANVGMLSEYFAESEVILIWGANPIASNLHFWTRAQEAKRHGARLIAIDPYRSLTAEKCHQHIALKPGTDGALALGIMNVLIAENLLDHAYIAEHTVGFAELKARALTYPPSRVADICGIEEHIIADLARLYGSTKKAAIRMNYGLQRVRGGGNAVRAIACLPSLTGAWRERSGGALLSSGGWAPVDSAALQRPDLMPGWPGKPSRVVNMNAIGDALLHPGDATFGPKIEAIVVYNSNPVAVAPDSEKVAAGFGREDLFTIVLEHFQTDTADYADLLLPATTQLEHLDVHKSYGHTHVMVNLPALAPIGDARPNTDIFRGLAQHMGLDEPALYDSDETLARAAFRWQDKTLEGVTWETLKETGWAKLNIDDAPFAEGGFRTPSGKCEFYSERLAQQGLDPLPDYLAPYESADGAPELAARYPLAMISPPARNFLNSTFVNIESLRATEGEPHLDIHPADAQARDVIDGALVRIFNDRGSMQARARVTDKARAGLVVGLSIWWKKLAPDGRNANQLTSQALTDLGAAATFYDCLVEVERV